The following proteins come from a genomic window of Papaver somniferum cultivar HN1 unplaced genomic scaffold, ASM357369v1 unplaced-scaffold_65, whole genome shotgun sequence:
- the LOC113343658 gene encoding uncharacterized protein LOC113343658 codes for MNQALLAKWCWRFGSEKSHLWYKLIAEKYGCSFSSWTPEKVYSAHGVSCWRTIVEAGALITANYSLSIHSGENTSFWHDIWRGELCLMDSFSNLYKLDKLKNASLADHITSDNSWKFDFKRTLTNDEVDSLAALLQVIDSTPPILDTLPDVTRWPLNSDETFSVKSLYSKVIREDGVANFPYDFVWVHGIPPKVNFFIMVCCPWKIKISRQIAIVDIDSSCSLYGDSTKSKDHILLHCKVSHKVWSSITPSESWAWFFPDSFFNLESTWYNTPFSGNAKVVWKLIPAAVVWVLWRERNCRVFEENYTYKLDEELCSDAKTLVLTWATAFGNKVHVNFAYTVKNWNIVFT; via the coding sequence ATGAATCAAGCTCTTCTTGCCAAATGGTGTTGGAGATTTGGGAGTGAAAAATCACATTTATGGTATAAACTAATTGCAGAAAAATATGGTTGCTCTTTTTCATCTTGGACCCCAGAAAAAGTTTACTCAGCCCATGGAGTTTCATGTTGGAGGACCATTGTTGAAGCTGGTGCTCTTATCACGGCAAACTATTCTCTCAGCATTCATTCAGGAGAGAACACTTCTTTTTGGCATGACATATGGAGAGGGGAATTATGTCTTATGGACTCTTTCAGCAATCTGTATAAGTTGGATAAACTTAAAAATGCAAGCTTAGCTGATCATATCACTTCGGATAACTCTtggaaatttgatttcaagagaaCTCTAACAAATGATGAAGTTGATTCTTTAGCCGCTCTTCTACAGGTTATTGACTCAACTCCTCCAATCCTGGATACTCTTCCGGATGTTACGAGATGGCCTCTGAATTCAGATGAAACCTTTTCAGTTAAATCTTTATATTCAAAGGTGATTAGAGAAGATGGAGTAGCTAATTTTCCTTATGATTTTGTGTGGGTACATGGAATACCTCCTAaggttaatttttttattatggtGTGCTGTCCATGGAAGATTAAAATCTCAAGACAGATTGCAATAGTGGATATTGACAGTTCTTGCAGCTTATATGGAGACAGTACAAAATCCAAAGATCATATTTTACTTCACTGTAAAGTTTCTCATAAGGTTTGGTCCTCTATAACTCCTTCTGAAAGTTGGGCATGGTTCTTTCCAGATTCTTTCTTTAATCTGGAAAGTACATGGTACAATACTCCATTCTCTGGCAATGCTAAGGTGGTATGGAAACTTATCCCTGCTGCTGTCGTATGGGTTCTATGGAGGGAAAGAAACTGCAGAGTTTTTGAAGAAAACTACACCTACAAGCTAGATGAGGAATTATGCAGTGATGCAAAAACACTAGTTCTCACTTGGGCAACGGCTTTTGGTAACAAGGTTCATGTAAACTTTGCTTACACTGTAAAAAACTGGAACATTGTATTtacttaa